The following are encoded together in the Oscarella lobularis chromosome 10, ooOscLobu1.1, whole genome shotgun sequence genome:
- the LOC136192483 gene encoding ATP synthase subunit alpha, mitochondrial-like, which produces MASALARLTALRAPQLLRGGLAPLLTAQRSFHATPYAYSKSATAEVSKILEERILGHSQKAELQETGRVLSVGDGIARVYGLNNCQAEEMVEFSSGLKGMALNLEPDNVGIVVFGNDKMIKEGDVVKRTGAIVDVPVGPDLLGRVVDALGNPIDGLGPITSAERRRVGLKAPGIIPRISVREPMQTGLKAVDSLVPIGRGQRELIIGDRQTGKTAIAIDTIINQARFNSGTDEKKKLYCIYVAIGQKRSTVAQLVKRLTSHDAMKYTIIVSATASDAAPLQYLAPYSGCAMGEYFRDNGKHALIIYDDLSKQAVAYRQMSLLLRRPPGREAYPGDVFYLHSRLLERAAKMNDDYGGGSLTALPVIETQAGDVSAYIPTNVISITDGQIFLETELFYKGIRPAINVGLSVSRVGSAAQIKAMKQVAGTMKLELAQYREVAAFAQFGSDLDAATQGLLNRGVRLTELLKQGQYIPMAIEDQVAVIFAGVRGYLDKVDPSRVTAFEQDFLKHMRTSHQSLLDTIRQEGQISPASEESMKKIVVDFVEGFLAA; this is translated from the exons ATGGCGAGCGCCCTAGCACGACTAACAGCTCTAAGAGCACCACAG CTTCTTCGAGGCGGACTAGCGCCGCTCCTAACGGCCCAGCGCAGCTTCCACGCGACTCCGTACGCGTACAGCAAGTCAG CGACAGCCGAAGTATCGAAAATCCTCGAAGAACGCATTCTCGGCCACTCGCAAAAAGCCGAACTCCAAGAAACCGGTCGCGTCCTATCGGTCGGCGACGGAATCGCGCGCGTCTACGGCCTCAATAACTGCCAAGCCGAAGAAATGGTCGAATTCTCAAGCGGACTCAAA GGAATGGCGTTGAATTTGGAGCCGGACAACGTCGgcatcgtcgttttcggcaACGATAAAATGATCAAGGAAGGTGACGTAGTGAAAAGAACCGGCGCAATTGTCGACGTTCCAGTCGGTCCCGATCTTCTCGgtcgtgtcgtcgacgcgctggGAAATCCCATCGACGGCTTG GGTCCCATTACTTCGGCGGAGAGACGACGCGTTGGGTTGAAGGCTCCCGGTATTATTCCCCGTATTTCCGTGAGGGAGCCCATGCAGACGGGACTGAAGGCGGTGGACAGCTTGGTTCCCATTGGACGCGGGCAGCGTGAGTTGATCATTGGAGATCGACAGACAGG AAAAACTGCTATTGCTATTGATACTATCATCAACCAGGCTCGTTTCAACAGTGGAACAGATGAAA agAAAAAGCTCTATTGCATCTACGTGGCTATTGGACAGAAACGCAGCACAGTTGCTCAGCTCGTAAAGAGACTGACAAGCCACG ATGCCATGAAGTATACAATCATTGTGAGCGCTACGGCTTCCGACGCGGCTCCCTTGCAATACCTAGCGCCCTATTCCGGCTGCGCCATGGGAGAATACTTCCGCGACAACGGAAAACACGCTCTCATCATCTACGACGATTTATCCAAACAG GCTGTCGCTTATCGTCAGATGTCTCTCTTGCTGCGTCGACCTCCCGGACGCGAAGCGTATCCAGGCGACGTTTTCTACTTGCATTCGCGTCTTCTCGAAAGAGCGGCGAAAATGAACGACGATTACGGCGGCGGCTCGTTGACCGCTTTGCCGGTCATCGAAACGCAAGCCGGCGACGTCTCGGCCTACATTCCAACCAACGTCATTTCAATTACAGATGGACAg ATCTTTTTGGAAACGGAGCTTTTCTACAAGGGAATTCGTCCTGCCATCAACGTGGGTCTCTCTGTGAGCCGCGTGGGATCGGCTGCTCAAATCAAAGCCATGAAACAG gtTGCCGGTACGATGAAACTGGAGTTGGCTCAGTATCGCGAAGTGGCCGCTTTCGCGCAATTCGGCTCTGATTTGGACGCGGCGACGCAGGGTCTCCTCAATCGGGGCGTCCGTCTCACAGAACTTCTCAAACAGGGTCAATACA TTCCCATGGCAATTGAAGACCAAGTTGCTGTGATCTTTGCCGGCGTGCGAGGCTATTTGGACAAGGTGGATCCGTCTCGGGTGACCGCTTTTGAGCAGGATTTCCTCAAGCACATGCGAACGAGCCATCAGTCGCTATTGGATACGATTCGCCAGGAGGGGCAAATCAGTCCGGCCAGCGAGGAGtcgatgaagaaaattgtCGTGGATTTCGTCGAGGGCTTTCTTGCCGCTTAA